TGTCACAAAAATTTGCATAAGAACTAGGCAGTGAGCATAACAGTAGAAGACCTAAATCTTCATCATCAAACTGTACCTCCATCGACACTAGGTCGGCAACGATTTCCTTGAAGACCGATATGTGGTTCAACACAGAACCACTCTCCTGCAACTTGTGCGTGAACAATTTCATCTTCATATGCATCTTACTGGTTAGATCCTTAGACATGCAGATCGATTCTAGTTTAAGTCAAAGTTCTCCAACAGTTTTTTCCTGCAACACTTCTTGCAAAATATCATTAGACAGATGAAGTTGGATCAGCGACAGAGCCTTACAATCTTTCCGCTTCTCCTCAGTGGTCCATTcatccttcttcctcttcccgaAGCTTTCCAACGCTTCATCATGATCCGAAGATTACGCTAGAACAGCCCGCATCTTAACTTGCCACAGCGAGAATCTCGTCTTATAGTCTAGCAGCAGTAGATCATACTTTATCGATGCCATCGCGAAACCCTAATCTGATaacaagctctgataccacttgttaggaaacgatgggcaaataaacaataaagaacaatagatcaatcacaaaagacacgagatttaatgtggaaaaaccctcccaaagcatgagagagaaaaacacaggcgccagccagcaaaatatctttaCTATATCGGGGTGAGGTTTCAACGCCGCatggcggcttacaagaggtatatatatggtggaaccctaaaagggataACGATCCGTACCGCGGGGGCTCCGGCCCAAGCCTCTGGCAATGGGCCTCCGCTTCGCTACagcagaagctggcctttattaagtgcaaataaatttggatcacaactcaacagaGGCAGCGTCCGTGGCGACCGcaacggcagcggcgaggaggaTGCCGGCGAGcaaggcggagaggagggcggttGTGGTgggtgcggtggcggcggcgaggaggagcggggagAGGAGCGCCGAGGCCACCGCGTTGGGCTTCGACCACCGGTGCGACGCGATGTCCAGGATGGTGAGGCGGCGCGGGAGGTAGAGTGGCGAGTGGAGGAGATCGACGAGGCGGCACGCGAACATTCTTAGCACGGAGGTGGGcttggaggagatggggagTGGAGGCGGTGAGACGCGTCGTCATCGAGGAGGAGCGGTGCGGTGAGGTCGGAGGTTGATTGCTTGGTGTCATCCACTTTGTCGGATGCGGTGGTGCAGCAGTGCGAGGTCCATACGAGGAGGACTTAGCCGGCGTAGAGGGAGAGGAACGACGTGGCGGCCCAGACGATGACGTTACCGGTGAGCAGCACGGCGCCTCCCggggagccgccgtcgccagccgcaCCATCCTTCGTCACCGGCATCCCCATGCCCTGCGAGAGCAAAGAGcgagagggaggaaggaaagagagaaatggagaaagagaagaggggagaggagtaGGTGCTGACGTggacacctgacatgtggggtccacgtgggtcctacgctgactcagccgccacgtcggacaaatCCGGGGTCATATGTGGTTTGTGGTTTGAGGACGTTTTTGTAActcaatgacaagttgagggacctctggtgtactttttccgagAAAATGAACATTTGGCCACGTTCAAAAGCGGTTTCGCTCGAATGCCATCCCGAAAACACGTTTCGCTAAAATGACAATATGGAACACGTGCTCACCGCCACTTTGCCATTTTGACCACTTTATGTATTTTTGAAATCATTTTCGCTGGAATGTCGGGTCATAAGATGGAATTGCCCTCGCCAGCGCCTTCGCCCTCGGCTTCCTCCGCGTCAACTCCACCATGCTCGACCTCGCCGTGCTCCACCTCGCATCCTCATTCCCACTCTTGTGCTCCTCAACACCTCCAACCTCCAAATCCAGAGTGGCGCCTGGTGCGAGTGCCTGGCCAACACGACGGACGGCTCGGTatgcgccgtcggcggcggcggctgcacgagcggcgaggtcggcgggcTGTACTGGGAGGTGCGGAGGCAGCTCGTGGAGCTGGCTAACAAGGAGCTCCTGCCGTTTCAGCACTCGCCGTCGGCGGACTGCGAGGCGCGGTGCGCGCGCAACTGCAGCTGCTGAGGGCCTGGGGCTCCGTCTACAGCAAAGCCAAGAACAATGATGTGCACAAGAGGAAGGTCTCCAGCAAGAACCTATATGCAGGATGAAGAGAAGACGAAAAGAAGAGCCTTTTGTTCTGCGCCATGGGACAAGAACCAAGATACAGAAGAAGAGCAATCTGCAGGCTCAAAAGAAGAGAGCCTATTTCGTTCTGCGATCGATGGACAAAGAAGTTTGCAATAAGCCGTGATGATGCAGAATCAGAAAGGAACAGCAGAAAAAAAGAGTTGAAGCAGATGTTTCGAGAATCGAACCTTAAGCGCTTCATCGCCGGGCGAGCGACGACGAGCCCGCCGAGCGCGACCTCCATGGCCGCCGCACTCCATCCGCCGCGGTGGTACGGctccggagcagccgcgccctCGCAGCAGAGGactgcggagcggcggccgccgacgGACGCCACCACGACGGCGAGCTGGGCTCCCGGTGGGAGCTGCGCCACCGCAACCGGCACGAGGCAAGAACCCGCCTGCTCAAGACGCCGGTGAGGGCAATTCCGTCTCATCACCCTACATTCCAGCAAAAATGATTTTCAAAATGCCCAAAATGGTCAAAATGTCAAAGCGACGGTGAGCACGTGTTTCATAGTGGCATTTTAAAGAAACATGTTTTTGGGATGGCATTCCAGCAAACCGCGCGTTTTAAACATGGccaaatgtccattttctcactttttttttggaataagtacatctgaggtcccttaactttacaccgaatccgattttcgtcccccgatcggaaaaccagacacaacgggtccctcaactatcaaaaccggtgcagattaggtccctcggcggttttgagggcggttttggctgacgtgacgtctacgtggctaatttgactcggtcttcgtccgacgtggcattgacgtggcgcttatgtggcaattcgacccggaaaaataataaaacccgtgggacccacatgtcagtctcatatagaaaataataaaaaaaaattgtgggccccacatgtcagtcaaacTCACCCTTCCTCttattcctcctctctccccatctccctttcttcatctctctctcctctcctctcctcttccgaCGAGAGCGGCGAGCTGGAGGGGGCGGCGAGACCGGCGCCCACCGGCGAGAGCAGCGAGCTGGAGAAGGAAGCCGGGGCGATAAAAGGggatcggcgacggcggtgggcggaACAGATTGACCCGGGCGGCGGTAGGTCCCCCGGAGCAGCGCCGGCAATCGAGAACCGGCAGTGGCGGCCGAGAGAAGGGCAGTGACCGGCGGGGAGAAGGGGCGGCGTGCAGCGAtggccgccggaggaggaggagatgcaaCCATGCGGGGAGGTGTGGCGGTGGCAGCCGGAAGAGGAGGACGTCCGCCGTGCGCTGCTCCCCCCgctagtggcggcggcgcgggggcctGGGAGTCGCCAAGGATGCCGAGGTCGACATTGATGTCGTCCGCAGCCACGGCCATGGCGTCCCCGTCCGCATCCGGCGTGCGCCACAGAAGCGGCGGCATGGGGAGCGGCGCCTCAGCTGTTGCGGCGGCGACGTCAAtggggggaaggggaaggggaagctcCTCGCTCCGGTGGGCTGCCGCTGACAAGCTCGGTGGTGGTGAAATGCGACGGATCGAGTGCCATCCTGGCGGCTGGGGGCTCTCCTCCGACCTCTGCTCCAGACCGCCGCCTTCGTCCTCTTCACCCATCGCCAGCTGTCGTCCTCCTCACTCCGGTGGGCGGTCGCTGACAAgctcggtggtggaggcgggttgcggcggagggcggtcgccgctccctctcccacTGGCCGCCGTCGGCTGCACACCTCTCCCTCCGTCTGTCGCTATCAAGCCCCCGCCCACGGCGCTCGGCCATCGCCGGCCTCCCTACATCCTCCCTCCCTTTTATTGCCCcggcttcctcctccagctcgctGCTCTCGCCGGTGGGCGCCGGTCTCACCGCCCCCTCCAGCTCGCCGCTCTCgccggaagaagagaggagaggggagagagatgaagagagggagatggggagagaggaggaagaagaggaagggtgagtttgactgacatgtggggcccacatgggtcccacaaatttttaattattttctatgtgagactgacatgtgggtcccacgggttttattatttttccgggtcgaattgccatgtaagcgccatgtcaatgccacgtcaaacaaagaccgagtcaaattagccacgtaggcgccacgtcagccaaaactgctctcaaaaccgctgaggaacataatctgcaccggttttaatagttgagggacccgttgtgtctggttttctgatcgagggacgaaaatcggattcggtgtaaagttaagggacctcagatgaacttattcctcataACTAACTATGAATTCCAAGTTCTATGATTCATGATCCAAATGGGCTTCAAATTTACAATGAAACAACCAAGCATCAAAATACACTGTAATGCCTGCAAAAACTGACAGCCGAATGACACCAGGGATAAATTTATACACAACTACTCCATGAGACGGAAGAAGCTTTTAGCTGCCAGGCAAGATTAAGCGCCTTCTTTCTTTGCAACCCATGGGCTTCTAGAGGAAGCCATAATCATAATCAATTTCAGCAGCAATTGGAGGCGATGTATGGACCCTCTTGGAGTACAGATAAGTCATTTTCAGGTAAGGACAACAAGCTATCAGCTCAAAGCTTGCTGTTTTAGCGTGATGTTGAGTATGCCGATAGGGGTTTTTGGCTGGTAATGCTCATCAGTATCAACTTCTTCGATCTCCTGTTtaagtcatcaaacaagcaaAAAGTCTCATTAAAATGAACATACTCAGAAAATACTAATTCAACCAGTTGAAGCACATGCGTCTGATACATTTGTAGATAATGACATTGAATTAGCTCATATCCTCTCCATTAGCACACCTATTAAACTCATGTCTAACTCTTTCAATTTCCTATTGGCATTAGCACTACTGTAACTCAAAATAATGTACAAATATGTAACAATACTAATCATGAGGTAAGGACATGAACATCTCAGCAtgaaatatattgtttttagaaaaatgatattaaatataaatgaaaaatgAAAGGTTCCAATGATGTATGGAAACTGCAACTGAATTAATGCATCCAGAGAGAATTCAATGTAAAGTACCTGAACAATATCTTGTCCATTGATAACTTGCCCAAATACAACAAGCTTGTCATTCAAGTCAGGAATTGGAGCAGTTGTGATAAAAAGATCAAATCCTTTATTATTAGGATTCTTCGTAGTCCCGATCATGAATGCCTCGTGCTTTGGACTGCAAAATCATAGAAATACACGTagtgtaaagaaaaaaaataagtctgGCAAAACCAAGACTTTTCAACAGAATTCTATATGTGCATTGATTTGGGGACAAACCTTAGAGCGTTTTCTCCACTGGCTTTGGCTTTCAGTATCCATTCCTGGGCAGCACCATTGAAATCGAAATCACCCCCTTGAATTACAAAGTTTTTGATGACATGACGAAACGGCATTCCTTTAAAATGGTTACTCTTGCTGGCAATTGAAACAAATGTTAGATGATAATCCAAAGAGGACAAAAGGATAATTTATCTTGATAAATTCTTAACATGTGTGCTATTCTCCTTTGAAACATGATTCCTTCCAGCAATGCAAGCCTAGAGAAATTGTACTAGTTACTCTTAGACTACGAGACATCCTGAAGGGCAATATGGTACAAATAACAAATaccataatactccctccgtttcgaaatgtttgacgccattgattttttagcacatgtttgaccgttcgtcttattcaaaaaatttaagtaattattaattctttttctatcatttgattcattgttaaatatatttttatgtaggcatataattttatatatttcacaaaagtttttgaataagacgaacggtcaaacatgtgctaaaaagtcaacggtgtcaaacatttcgaaacggagggagtagcaaatatGTTTGCGCTACAAACACGCTGCTACATGTAAAGCATCATCTCATCTCAGACTACAGTTTATCATACATCGCATATTCAAAACCAAAACCAGTTTATCACACTGTACTTAATAAATCATAGTTGGCTTCTTGACCTCAAAGAACAAATATTGTGAGCATTAAGCATTTAGAGTTGCTAATCGGTGAGCATGATGAGCCTGCTTCAAATTACTCGCATTGAAGTTCATGTGATCTTGCTTTCGGTGAGCATAAAAGCACTTCACAAATAAAATGTAGTGTTTTTTTGCCTTGGAAGTATTGTAGAATACAGTTGTCTTCAGATTTCAATTCATCAACCTCTAAAAAGATTTCATTTGTTGCTTTGATTACATTCTTTGCATGACTAATGACACAGGAATAGCCTACCAAGCAATATCTTTACAAGAAACTGGATTCAAGAACCTTGCATGCAACCATAAAGGTTTATATATTCTGCTGCAAACTCTAAGGTATCATTCATTTATGCAAGATACAAGCAACCAACTTCATCTATTTGGATCCAAAACAAGTGCCTAGACTATCAACCATATTAATAGTATCATGATGCTGCGATCACTAGCTGTCTAACTCATTACTGCAATGTGTGATGTGTTATCAATAAAATAGAAAGATCCATTATGATCAAAGTATTCAAAGAAATAAAGCTGATGCCAAGAacacaagaaaagaaagaaattttgCAAAGGAAAGGAATAGGGAACACAGAAGAATCTGTCCACAAAAAGAGGTACACTAGAGGGAGAAGTGCACACCCTTTTGCTGAAAACTTCTTGTGTAAAATCTTGAAGAAAGTTTAATAGCTCATGCTCCCTTCATAAATCAATAGGGGTCTATTTGACTGAGTAAGAATTAAGGAGCTTACGAAATTGAGAAAGTAGGAGAGTTTGGAACTAAAAATGCATTTTAGTAACTGTTTTGGAAAAGAAGAGAGTGGATGCTTTGTATGGGTGGACTATGCAAGTTACCATCAATAGGAGCATGATAGGAAAAGG
The window above is part of the Oryza sativa Japonica Group chromosome 7, ASM3414082v1 genome. Proteins encoded here:
- the LOC4343218 gene encoding peptidyl-prolyl cis-trans isomerase CYP21-4; the protein is MARIKPKQLLIQSKTKKAPTRISYSTIVTWNLIVILVALSLYATYRHWHHRPMLETEMDLPRAEHVGRSEDSTKTSRPSYAVIDTAKGSITIEIYKDASADVVDRFVSLCKSNHFKGMPFRHVIKNFVIQGGDFDFNGAAQEWILKAKASGENALSPKHEAFMIGTTKNPNNKGFDLFITTAPIPDLNDKLVVFGQVINGQDIVQEIEEVDTDEHYQPKTPIGILNITLKQQALS